In a genomic window of Vibrio orientalis CIP 102891 = ATCC 33934:
- a CDS encoding ABC transporter permease, producing MKEKNYLWKTSSGVLALLLVLPILAIFTTAVGETNELFTHLMSTVMPTYAYNTVVLVLGTMTLSLVLGIPSAWIMAMCRIPGEKVLQWALVLPLAMPGYIVGYIFTDWFDFAGPIQILLRDLTGWGPGEYWFPDIRTISGAIIVLSLVLYPYVYLLCRAAFMEQNVSLLQSARLLKCSPWESFRRISLPLVRPSIAVGLSLVAMETIGDFGTVSYFAVNTLTTAVYDTWLGYSSLTAAAKISAIMLVVVILLLSSERYSRRKQKLFQNQFSSREDFRYVLVGWKKWLAVFWCWGLVCIAFIFPLGQLIIYAYKYFAQSWTAEFREYALNSLYVSFTAAIIGVFVALVVNFCQRVNPGRRSLAFMRISSMGYAVPGTVLAIGVMVPVLFMDHLVNDIAKWMEWGRPGLIFSGSMFALIFAMVVRFSAVAIGSIESSLSKVSPSLDMASRTMGCNANSMLWRIHFPLVRRGALIAGLLVFIESMKELNAALLLRPFNFETLATYVYNFASDEHLELAAMPAVLLVLVGLVPLVIVNRSLEHSH from the coding sequence ATGAAAGAAAAGAATTACTTATGGAAAACCAGTAGCGGAGTACTAGCTTTGCTATTGGTTTTGCCGATCTTAGCAATATTTACCACAGCTGTTGGCGAAACAAATGAGCTCTTCACTCATTTGATGTCCACAGTTATGCCCACCTATGCCTACAATACGGTTGTTCTTGTATTGGGTACCATGACGCTTTCTCTTGTACTAGGTATTCCTTCTGCATGGATTATGGCGATGTGCCGTATCCCAGGAGAGAAAGTATTGCAATGGGCATTAGTGCTTCCCCTAGCAATGCCTGGGTATATCGTTGGTTATATATTCACTGACTGGTTCGATTTTGCAGGGCCGATTCAAATCTTATTACGTGATTTGACTGGCTGGGGCCCAGGTGAGTATTGGTTCCCAGATATTCGTACCATTAGCGGCGCGATCATTGTTCTGTCGCTAGTATTGTATCCGTACGTGTATTTATTATGTCGTGCTGCGTTTATGGAGCAAAACGTCTCGTTACTCCAGTCTGCACGTCTATTGAAGTGTTCTCCTTGGGAGAGTTTTCGCCGCATCTCATTACCTTTAGTTCGCCCTTCAATAGCGGTTGGCCTTTCTCTGGTTGCTATGGAGACAATAGGTGATTTTGGTACCGTTAGTTACTTCGCGGTGAACACCTTAACCACCGCGGTTTATGATACTTGGCTTGGTTACTCAAGTTTGACCGCCGCGGCTAAGATCTCAGCGATTATGCTGGTGGTCGTTATCTTGCTGCTGAGCTCTGAAAGATACAGTCGCCGTAAACAGAAGCTATTCCAAAATCAGTTCAGTAGTCGTGAAGACTTTCGTTATGTACTGGTAGGGTGGAAAAAGTGGTTGGCTGTTTTCTGGTGCTGGGGATTGGTTTGTATCGCCTTTATTTTCCCTCTTGGCCAGCTAATTATCTATGCTTACAAATATTTTGCCCAAAGCTGGACCGCAGAGTTTCGCGAGTACGCACTGAATAGCTTATATGTTTCGTTCACTGCGGCGATTATTGGTGTCTTCGTTGCGCTGGTGGTTAACTTCTGCCAACGAGTAAATCCGGGCCGAAGAAGTTTGGCATTTATGCGTATCTCATCGATGGGCTATGCTGTACCGGGAACCGTCCTAGCGATAGGTGTCATGGTTCCAGTTTTGTTTATGGATCATTTGGTGAATGATATTGCCAAGTGGATGGAGTGGGGCAGACCGGGGCTGATTTTCTCCGGCTCAATGTTCGCACTGATTTTTGCCATGGTAGTACGCTTTTCTGCGGTAGCGATTGGTAGCATTGAAAGTAGCTTGAGTAAAGTCTCTCCTTCACTCGATATGGCTTCACGCACCATGGGCTGTAACGCTAATTCCATGCTATGGCGCATCCACTTTCCATTGGTTCGTCGTGGTGCTTTGATTGCTGGCTTACTTGTCTTTATCGAGTCAATGAAAGAGCTTAATGCAGCGCTACTGTTAAGACCTTTTAACTTTGAAACCTTGGCTACGTATGTTTATAACTTTGCCTCTGATGAGCACTTGGAACTGGCAGCGATGCCAGCGGTGTTGCTTGTTCTGGTTGGTTTAGTTCCTTTAGTCATTGTTAACCGTTCTTTGGAGCATTCCCACTAA
- a CDS encoding ABC transporter ATP-binding protein, with translation MSCALSINNLTCKYDEQTTVLESLSLEVVQGEIVCLLGASGCGKTTLLKAIAGLLPLSSGTMSLNCMMIDDGANWLPPEQRNIGMIFQDYALFPHLTVAENVAFGLRDVSSAEKHAKVAEMLELVHLSGYAERYPHQLSGGQQQRVAIARSLAYKPDLLLLDEPFSNIDTQVRHELIGEIRKIFKKQGVTAIFVTHSREEAFAFADKMAVMNHGVIEQYGTASELYYQPSSKFVADFLGGGSYLSATRSSESEFETELGLVEATAQQHIQIGEQCELLLRPQHVQISAAEESAVTVLEQQFMGDHCRYVIDASGSRLLASSAEPLTIGQQVSVKVETQGVLAF, from the coding sequence ATGAGCTGTGCACTATCCATTAATAACTTAACGTGTAAATACGACGAGCAGACAACGGTTCTAGAGTCTTTGTCACTCGAAGTAGTTCAAGGTGAGATTGTTTGTCTGCTAGGGGCGAGTGGTTGTGGTAAAACAACCTTACTTAAAGCGATTGCCGGTTTATTGCCGTTGAGTTCAGGCACGATGAGCTTGAACTGCATGATGATCGATGATGGTGCGAATTGGCTACCGCCGGAACAACGTAATATCGGCATGATCTTTCAAGATTATGCGCTGTTCCCTCACCTGACTGTCGCGGAAAACGTCGCTTTCGGTCTGCGTGATGTTTCTTCGGCAGAGAAACACGCTAAAGTTGCCGAGATGCTGGAGCTGGTTCATTTATCTGGTTATGCGGAGCGTTACCCCCATCAGCTTTCTGGTGGTCAACAGCAACGTGTCGCGATTGCTCGCTCACTCGCCTATAAGCCAGATTTATTGCTGCTTGATGAGCCGTTTTCGAATATCGATACTCAGGTACGCCATGAGCTGATTGGTGAGATCCGCAAGATCTTCAAGAAACAAGGTGTGACCGCGATTTTTGTTACTCACAGCCGCGAAGAGGCGTTTGCCTTTGCCGATAAGATGGCAGTGATGAACCACGGTGTCATCGAGCAATATGGTACCGCAAGTGAGCTTTACTACCAGCCATCCAGTAAGTTTGTCGCTGACTTCTTAGGTGGCGGTAGTTATTTAAGCGCGACCCGTTCATCGGAGTCAGAGTTTGAAACTGAGCTTGGCTTGGTTGAGGCAACAGCCCAGCAGCATATTCAGATTGGCGAACAGTGTGAGTTACTATTGCGTCCACAGCATGTGCAGATTAGTGCTGCTGAAGAGAGCGCAGTGACAGTGCTTGAGCAGCAGTTTATGGGTGATCATTGCCGCTACGTGATTGATGCTAGTGGCAGTCGTCTACTCGCAAGCTCAGCAGAGCCATTGACGATTGGCCAGCAAGTGTCAGTCAAGGTCGAAACTCAAGGGGTTCTCGCCTTTTAA